From Paenibacillus sp. V4I7, one genomic window encodes:
- a CDS encoding YcnI family protein, whose product MFKKLMLHAGIMLIGSMLLAGIASAHVTVYPKESTQGSYEKFTVRVPSEKDIPTVKVEVKFPMDAVAVSRFEPKAGWTYELTKDSAGKITGVTWKATGEGLASTEFGEFNMQGKVADAATEIVWKAYQTYKDGSVVEWVGANGSDKPASVTTVKAKTAAGATTDSHGQVIAGSAAASGTSSNTPLYLSIAAVVLGALSLIVSLTKKRK is encoded by the coding sequence ATGTTTAAAAAACTGATGTTACATGCAGGTATTATGTTGATTGGCTCCATGCTTCTCGCGGGTATCGCCAGCGCCCACGTTACTGTATATCCGAAAGAATCCACACAAGGCAGCTACGAGAAATTTACGGTACGTGTGCCTTCAGAGAAAGACATTCCTACTGTGAAAGTAGAAGTGAAATTCCCTATGGATGCTGTAGCGGTTTCTCGCTTCGAGCCCAAAGCAGGTTGGACCTACGAGCTAACCAAAGATTCCGCTGGTAAAATTACAGGTGTCACCTGGAAAGCTACCGGAGAAGGACTTGCTAGTACGGAATTCGGAGAATTCAATATGCAAGGCAAGGTAGCGGATGCTGCTACTGAGATCGTGTGGAAAGCCTATCAAACTTATAAGGATGGCAGCGTGGTTGAATGGGTCGGCGCTAATGGATCTGACAAGCCTGCTTCTGTAACGACAGTCAAAGCCAAAACAGCTGCTGGTGCTACGACAGATAGCCACGGACAGGTAATAGCTGGCAGTGCTGCAGCCAGTGGCACGTCATCCAACACTCCTCTCTACCTCTCCATTGCTGCAGTCGTACTTGGAGCTTTGTCCCTGATCGTTTCGCTAACAAAAAAGCGTAAATAA
- a CDS encoding thymidylate synthase encodes MKAYQELLQDILTNGTKKEDRTGTGTISVFGRQMRFDLAAGFPLVTTKRVPFRLIASEMLWFIKGDTNIRYLLQHNNHIWNEWAFKKWVESADYSGPDMRNFGLRSQQDETFKLQYDEQMDEFVKKVLENDEFAKQYGELGDVYGKQWRDWTTTQGGTIDQLKEVIHMIKTNPDSRRLIVSAWNPEDVPSMALPPCHTLFQFYVAEGKLSCQLYQRSADTFLGVPFNIAGYALLTHLIAHECGLGVGEFVHTIGDAHIYSNHMDQIQTLLSREPRELPTLKLNKDVASIFDFDVSDIEMLDYNPHPTIKAPVAV; translated from the coding sequence TTGAAAGCCTATCAGGAACTATTACAAGATATTCTTACTAATGGTACGAAAAAGGAAGATAGAACGGGAACAGGGACAATTTCAGTATTTGGCAGACAGATGCGCTTCGATCTTGCAGCAGGATTTCCTTTGGTAACGACGAAAAGGGTGCCTTTTCGCTTAATCGCTAGTGAAATGTTGTGGTTTATTAAAGGCGACACGAATATTCGTTATCTGTTACAACATAATAACCACATATGGAATGAATGGGCATTTAAGAAATGGGTGGAGAGCGCAGATTATTCGGGACCGGATATGCGTAATTTCGGGTTACGCTCACAGCAAGACGAGACCTTCAAGCTTCAATACGATGAGCAAATGGATGAGTTTGTGAAAAAGGTGCTCGAGAATGACGAATTTGCCAAGCAATACGGTGAGCTAGGGGATGTCTACGGCAAACAATGGAGGGATTGGACGACAACGCAGGGAGGCACGATTGATCAGCTAAAAGAAGTTATTCATATGATCAAAACGAACCCTGATTCTCGCCGTCTCATCGTATCTGCATGGAATCCGGAGGATGTACCCAGTATGGCGCTTCCGCCTTGTCACACCTTGTTTCAGTTTTATGTGGCGGAGGGCAAGCTGTCCTGCCAATTATATCAACGCAGCGCAGATACGTTCCTCGGCGTACCTTTCAATATCGCTGGCTATGCACTGCTGACGCATCTTATTGCACATGAATGCGGGTTAGGCGTAGGTGAGTTCGTACATACGATCGGAGATGCCCATATTTATTCGAACCATATGGACCAAATTCAAACCCTGCTCAGCCGCGAGCCGCGAGAATTGCCTACGCTCAAGCTGAACAAGGATGTCGCTTCTATATTTGATTTCGACGTTAGTGATATTGAAATGCTGGATTACAATCCGCATCCAACGATTAAAGCACCTGTGGCTGTATAA
- a CDS encoding sensor histidine kinase, whose product MLIEKLFLNILIVLAPVLLQNVFGERWRNDPSPIVMGLLYGTASSLCLLFSYYELDLFWDLRYVPLVISSIYWGPLAGVINYIMILLMRTYLGGDALLFGYISMTLSFIIPFIASYKIKGLTGSSRIKAAILVSLSPLLVMLLILMSYVSLYKGFETFDLAIIPAIISFGLLLVLGTWLSSLLQEIHEERFKMKVQIQKAEKMKTLGELAASIAHEVRNPLTVVQGFLQLMRPNEQGKNQQYLNIAMEELARAESIINDYLNFSKPKLTKLESFSFSDVLNNIIVLLTPMAMKNGVEIMDSLEDHIYIFSDRGQLQQALVNVIKNAIEATPAKGEVQVSLKRLVGRAEIKVIDNGKGMTKDQLSRIGNLFYSTKDVGTGLGTAVSIRIIETMNGEMIYESEEGVGTTVTITLPL is encoded by the coding sequence ATGTTAATAGAAAAGTTATTTTTGAACATCCTTATCGTCCTTGCTCCTGTCTTATTACAAAACGTCTTTGGAGAGCGATGGCGCAACGATCCGTCACCGATTGTGATGGGCTTACTTTATGGAACAGCCTCCTCACTTTGCTTATTATTTTCTTACTATGAACTTGATTTGTTTTGGGACTTACGCTATGTTCCCCTTGTCATTTCAAGTATTTATTGGGGGCCCTTAGCAGGTGTTATTAATTATATTATGATATTGCTGATGCGTACGTATCTTGGTGGAGATGCGCTTTTATTTGGCTATATTAGCATGACACTCAGTTTTATCATCCCCTTTATAGCTTCTTACAAAATCAAAGGATTAACTGGAAGCTCACGAATAAAGGCAGCAATATTGGTTTCACTAAGTCCGTTGCTGGTTATGCTGCTCATTTTAATGAGCTATGTGTCTCTTTATAAAGGCTTTGAAACGTTTGATCTTGCTATTATTCCTGCTATAATCTCTTTTGGCCTACTCCTAGTTTTAGGAACCTGGTTATCATCCTTGCTGCAAGAAATACATGAAGAACGATTTAAAATGAAAGTTCAAATTCAAAAAGCGGAAAAAATGAAAACACTAGGCGAGTTAGCTGCATCCATTGCACATGAGGTTCGTAATCCTTTAACGGTTGTTCAAGGGTTTCTGCAGCTTATGCGTCCGAACGAGCAAGGGAAGAATCAACAATACCTGAATATTGCAATGGAGGAATTAGCAAGGGCAGAATCGATTATTAATGATTATTTAAATTTTTCCAAGCCGAAACTAACCAAATTAGAATCTTTTTCATTTTCTGATGTATTAAACAACATTATTGTGCTTCTAACGCCAATGGCGATGAAGAATGGTGTTGAGATTATGGACAGTCTTGAGGATCATATTTATATCTTTTCGGATCGTGGACAATTGCAGCAAGCCTTGGTGAATGTGATTAAAAATGCCATTGAAGCGACGCCCGCCAAAGGAGAGGTGCAGGTAAGCTTAAAAAGATTGGTTGGCCGAGCCGAAATCAAAGTTATTGATAATGGCAAGGGAATGACGAAAGATCAGCTCTCTCGTATCGGTAATTTGTTCTATTCAACGAAAGATGTTGGAACGGGATTAGGGACTGCGGTTAGCATTCGGATTATAGAAACGATGAATGGGGAAATGATCTACGAAAGTGAGGAAGGCGTCGGTACGACTGTCACAATTACTTTGCCTTTGTAA
- the queF gene encoding preQ(1) synthase, protein MSAGRSNEDLKEITLLGNQGTKYVFNYDPTLLEAFDNKHPNRDYFVKFNFPEFTSLCPVTGQPDFATLYISYIPNIKMVESKSLKLYLFSFRNHGDFHEDCVNIIMNDLIELMAPRYIEVWGKFTPRGGISIDPYCNWGQPGTKFEAMAEHRLMNHDLYPEKIDNR, encoded by the coding sequence ATGTCAGCAGGTAGAAGCAATGAAGATTTGAAAGAGATTACCTTACTAGGCAATCAAGGAACCAAATATGTGTTTAACTATGATCCAACTTTATTAGAAGCATTCGATAACAAGCACCCGAACAGGGATTACTTTGTAAAGTTTAATTTCCCTGAATTCACTAGCTTGTGTCCAGTAACTGGACAACCTGATTTTGCTACACTCTACATCTCATATATTCCGAATATTAAAATGGTGGAGAGCAAATCACTTAAGCTGTACCTGTTCAGCTTCCGGAATCACGGTGATTTCCACGAGGACTGCGTCAATATTATTATGAATGATTTGATCGAGCTGATGGCGCCTCGTTATATCGAGGTTTGGGGCAAATTTACCCCGCGCGGCGGTATTTCTATCGATCCTTACTGCAACTGGGGTCAACCCGGCACGAAGTTCGAAGCGATGGCTGAGCATCGATTGATGAACCATGATCTTTATCCGGAAAAAATCGATAATCGCTAA
- a CDS encoding dihydrofolate reductase, whose translation MSISFIFAMDRNRAIGVNNTLPWHLPGDLKFFKTVTMGHPILMGRKTYDSIGKPLPGRRNIILTQNLQFQAEGCEVIHSVQEAVDGFHDQELFVIGGAEIFRLFTSVVDRMYITHIEHEFEADTFMTELDLSEWTLVSSEQGERNEKNPYEYYFRIYQRKQA comes from the coding sequence ATGAGTATTTCATTTATTTTTGCAATGGATCGCAACCGAGCCATCGGTGTGAATAATACACTGCCTTGGCATTTACCAGGGGATCTGAAGTTTTTCAAAACCGTGACGATGGGTCACCCTATTCTTATGGGGCGGAAGACGTACGACTCTATTGGAAAGCCATTACCGGGCAGACGCAACATCATTCTCACTCAAAATCTACAGTTCCAAGCGGAAGGCTGTGAAGTCATTCACTCTGTGCAAGAAGCGGTGGACGGCTTCCATGATCAGGAACTGTTCGTCATCGGCGGGGCGGAAATCTTCCGACTGTTTACTTCCGTCGTGGACCGCATGTACATTACGCACATCGAGCATGAGTTTGAAGCAGATACGTTTATGACCGAACTAGACTTGTCCGAATGGACGTTGGTATCCAGTGAACAAGGCGAACGGAACGAGAAAAATCCTTACGAGTATTACTTCAGGATCTACCAACGAAAACAAGCTTAA
- a CDS encoding response regulator transcription factor, whose product MPSNQPFRVLIVDDHPLARKAIRSMLEPVSDFYIVGEANSGEEAILLCGEVAPDVVLMDIHMSPMDGLEATRRIKQAYGAIRIVMLTVSDDVADLFTALQFGAQGYLLKNMDPDEWLTYLRALLDDNSEAARGMADKLFQRFRAPIGTHTEGPTPSMLTSREQEITAYVALGDNNRQIAEKLLISEHTVKNHMKNILVKLGLENRVQLTAFAIKHGLTRKGQN is encoded by the coding sequence ATGCCGAGCAATCAGCCGTTCCGCGTACTCATCGTTGACGATCATCCACTGGCAAGGAAAGCGATTCGCAGCATGCTGGAGCCTGTATCCGACTTCTATATCGTGGGAGAAGCGAACAGCGGTGAAGAAGCTATTCTTCTTTGCGGCGAGGTCGCGCCTGATGTCGTTTTGATGGATATACATATGTCCCCTATGGATGGACTTGAAGCAACGCGGCGCATTAAGCAAGCATATGGGGCTATACGCATCGTCATGCTCACCGTGTCCGATGATGTAGCTGACCTCTTTACAGCGCTGCAATTCGGAGCTCAAGGCTATTTGTTAAAAAACATGGACCCTGACGAATGGCTCACTTACCTTCGAGCGCTGCTCGACGATAATTCAGAAGCCGCCAGAGGGATGGCGGATAAGCTTTTCCAAAGGTTCCGCGCACCCATTGGTACGCATACAGAAGGCCCGACACCAAGCATGCTGACCTCTCGGGAACAGGAAATTACCGCCTATGTTGCCTTAGGGGATAACAACCGGCAGATTGCAGAGAAGCTGCTGATATCCGAACATACGGTTAAAAACCACATGAAAAACATATTGGTAAAGCTTGGACTCGAGAATCGTGTCCAGCTCACCGCATTCGCCATTAAGCACGGACTGACACGAAAAGGACAAAACTAA
- a CDS encoding DUF421 domain-containing protein — MEITMYVSIAVKLVVALVGLLIMTRLLGKKEISQLTAFDFVSSLMLSELVGNTIYDVNVHFSHLVFALVIWTLLALGLEKFIWAVPWISRYASGTPDLLIRDGVINFKAMKRNNLDFAQLSMLLRENNVFSMRDVAYALFETNGSISVLRQNDAASQNNGEEDSPKKRVCLPESIIENGSINEAALERLGRDPEWLKQLLQLSGISHHERVLFAEWSDSNGLFYQLK; from the coding sequence ATGGAAATTACTATGTATGTAAGCATTGCCGTAAAGTTGGTTGTTGCTTTGGTTGGCTTGCTGATCATGACACGACTTCTGGGAAAGAAAGAGATATCTCAGCTTACGGCATTTGATTTTGTCTCCTCCTTAATGCTCAGTGAGTTAGTTGGAAATACGATTTATGATGTCAATGTTCATTTTAGCCACCTTGTATTCGCACTTGTGATCTGGACACTGCTTGCGCTTGGCCTCGAGAAGTTTATATGGGCTGTCCCTTGGATTTCACGATATGCATCTGGAACACCAGATTTACTTATCCGTGATGGGGTTATTAACTTCAAGGCGATGAAGCGTAACAATCTGGACTTTGCTCAACTAAGTATGCTGCTGCGGGAAAATAATGTGTTCTCTATGAGGGATGTTGCTTATGCGTTGTTCGAGACGAATGGCAGTATTAGTGTGCTCCGCCAAAATGATGCGGCAAGCCAAAACAATGGAGAAGAAGATTCTCCTAAGAAAAGGGTCTGCCTGCCAGAGAGTATTATTGAGAATGGGAGTATCAATGAAGCAGCGCTGGAGCGTCTCGGCCGTGACCCGGAATGGCTGAAGCAGCTTTTGCAGCTGAGTGGAATCAGCCATCATGAACGAGTTCTTTTTGCAGAATGGTCCGATTCAAACGGACTTTTCTACCAACTTAAATAG
- a CDS encoding cadherin-like beta sandwich domain-containing protein yields the protein MKIHLIQRKLAMMLMISMVFSLLLIPSQGKAIDVEVDVAALLPTADAAIAMDTTNAAIANTNFDTKTSSTTGIYNILSSHTVKRQAYYKFNVAAVSDSAYKYYLQVSAKRGSGANDVDTPLQVFAQNDITWQEAAITWNTAPQTDLSQLAQLGQIIVTQPNTISKPALYTVDVTDYVRQHLSDGAVSFVVGDSQGLGRSVNVYSKETTASNPKPQLVVKRVVQGDNTPPTWPSNAVLKSSNLGTDFVQLTWPAATDDTLVTNYLVYQNDSVISTVYGSTYYNVEGLTPNTSYTFKIIAGDAAGNYSSTPLTYSATTLTSPVTPLQVVEVNASSSDGNVESNTLDNNLYSRWSASGDGQYVMFDLGQTKSIGYVGIAFYKGDQRSTLIDIQTSNDATTWTNVFSGSSRASTVNMQAFDFPDTNARFLRVVGHGNSDGSTFTSLTEVMIYAPYVSGDTPVAIVPNITPTAPPGTVPFTKAGLTKPDGSEHAMHTPNAVTGNTINVVDYGADPADNEQDDRIAIQNAINAAAFGDEVFLPNGVYNLKTSPDGFINIKLKSGVNVRGESQTGTLLKSSIDDVKNSSVLKSSNQHDIVVSNLTVTSTWNRTFSLEHATNNPEAGGPDSMIAIANYGENPSYNVTIDQVTVERFRRMAIRIENSHDIVVRSSTFRNATDLGGGGAGYGTSIQGMPKVDRLGFDNDTYWNVVEDSTFEGPYLRHGSLIQNVAHNNVLRNNHYTNTKLDAIDLHGELEYLNEVHGNTIENIFTGGGIGLGNTGGTAPSNHSKTGPNNYIHDNVIRNSREGIVVTMGTPDTLIEHNTIENTTTVNNGVGINILNGPGTRIINNLIRNNTANNYWGILLEHDNGDQNANSVGQGDPQNVQITGNTLTGNTNGIQLQAGSNITVSKNFLNNIGTNYEKAAGVTATEIWPSNDNTLSNLTLSAGILSPAFDAAVIEYTSNVSNEIDQINIHPTAADSQAKITVNGALVVSGEASSDIQLNVGENRIDIVVTAEDHSTKTYQLTVTRLLSNNANLSSLTISEGTLSPVFGANVTAYTTSVSNGTSKITVTPTVADSRAKVTVNGALVASGAASDVIHLKKGENTIEIQVTAEDISTKAYNLIVLRGIDKDKDEDKDK from the coding sequence ATGAAAATTCATCTCATTCAAAGAAAGCTAGCCATGATGTTAATGATTTCAATGGTTTTCTCATTACTCCTCATCCCTTCGCAAGGAAAGGCGATTGATGTTGAGGTGGATGTGGCTGCCCTGCTGCCTACAGCGGACGCGGCTATCGCGATGGACACTACGAATGCAGCAATCGCAAATACGAACTTTGATACCAAAACGAGTTCAACAACTGGTATATACAACATTTTGTCCAGCCATACAGTCAAAAGACAGGCCTACTATAAATTTAACGTGGCTGCAGTTTCGGACAGTGCATACAAGTATTATTTGCAGGTTTCTGCAAAACGGGGGAGTGGCGCAAATGACGTGGACACACCTTTACAAGTGTTCGCTCAGAACGATATTACATGGCAGGAAGCAGCAATTACTTGGAATACAGCGCCCCAAACGGATCTGTCTCAATTAGCTCAACTCGGGCAAATTATAGTAACTCAGCCTAATACGATATCCAAGCCGGCACTATATACGGTAGACGTGACTGACTATGTAAGACAGCACTTATCGGATGGTGCAGTATCCTTCGTTGTTGGTGATTCACAAGGCTTAGGCAGATCGGTTAATGTGTATTCCAAAGAAACGACGGCATCCAATCCTAAGCCGCAGCTGGTGGTGAAGCGAGTGGTTCAAGGCGATAATACACCGCCTACTTGGCCGTCAAACGCTGTCTTAAAGTCTAGTAATTTGGGAACGGACTTTGTCCAATTAACCTGGCCAGCAGCTACAGATGATACCTTGGTAACCAACTATTTGGTCTATCAAAATGACTCCGTAATTTCTACCGTTTATGGCAGTACGTATTATAACGTCGAAGGATTAACGCCAAATACGAGCTATACTTTTAAGATCATCGCAGGAGACGCGGCTGGGAACTATTCCTCAACGCCATTGACCTACAGCGCGACAACGTTAACTTCTCCTGTTACTCCCCTGCAGGTTGTGGAAGTTAATGCTAGCAGCAGCGATGGGAATGTTGAGAGCAATACACTGGATAACAATTTATACAGCCGTTGGTCAGCTTCTGGCGATGGTCAATATGTGATGTTTGACTTAGGACAAACGAAGAGTATTGGGTACGTGGGGATAGCTTTTTATAAAGGAGATCAACGTTCTACCCTAATCGATATTCAAACTTCAAATGACGCTACAACATGGACGAATGTATTTAGTGGCAGCAGCCGCGCGAGTACGGTTAACATGCAGGCATTTGATTTCCCGGACACTAATGCTCGCTTCTTAAGAGTTGTAGGACATGGTAATTCGGATGGCAGTACTTTTACCAGCTTAACGGAAGTGATGATTTATGCACCTTACGTATCAGGAGATACACCGGTTGCGATTGTTCCGAATATTACGCCTACAGCTCCTCCAGGCACAGTTCCTTTCACGAAGGCTGGCTTGACGAAACCAGATGGTTCCGAGCATGCCATGCATACACCTAACGCAGTAACAGGGAATACCATCAATGTGGTAGATTATGGCGCCGACCCAGCGGATAATGAACAAGATGATCGGATAGCTATTCAGAATGCCATCAATGCTGCCGCTTTCGGCGACGAAGTCTTTTTACCGAATGGTGTGTATAATTTGAAAACATCGCCTGACGGGTTTATTAACATAAAACTCAAATCCGGAGTGAATGTAAGGGGAGAAAGCCAAACAGGCACCCTTTTGAAATCAAGTATTGACGACGTCAAGAATAGTTCAGTTTTGAAATCATCCAATCAACACGATATTGTCGTTTCGAACCTGACAGTAACCTCAACTTGGAATCGTACATTTTCCTTAGAGCATGCTACGAATAATCCAGAGGCCGGGGGACCCGACAGTATGATTGCCATTGCGAATTATGGCGAGAATCCATCCTATAACGTGACCATTGATCAGGTTACTGTTGAACGGTTTAGACGAATGGCGATTCGGATTGAGAACAGCCATGATATTGTAGTTCGCAGCAGTACATTCCGTAATGCAACCGATCTCGGTGGCGGCGGAGCAGGCTATGGAACATCCATTCAAGGAATGCCGAAGGTCGATAGGCTCGGTTTCGATAATGATACGTATTGGAATGTGGTGGAAGATTCTACGTTTGAAGGGCCGTATTTGCGTCATGGTTCCCTCATCCAAAATGTAGCGCACAATAACGTTCTGAGAAATAATCATTATACCAATACCAAATTGGATGCTATTGATCTTCATGGTGAGCTCGAGTACCTGAATGAAGTTCACGGGAATACGATCGAAAACATTTTCACCGGCGGGGGCATAGGGCTTGGAAACACAGGCGGTACAGCGCCAAGCAACCACAGCAAAACGGGGCCGAATAACTACATTCATGACAATGTCATTCGAAATTCACGTGAAGGCATTGTCGTTACGATGGGGACGCCAGACACATTGATCGAGCACAACACAATTGAAAACACGACAACGGTCAATAACGGCGTTGGGATCAACATTTTAAACGGACCAGGTACTCGGATCATCAATAATCTAATTCGCAATAATACAGCCAATAATTACTGGGGAATTCTGCTCGAACACGACAATGGTGACCAAAATGCCAATAGTGTGGGACAGGGAGATCCTCAAAATGTACAAATTACAGGAAATACGCTAACAGGAAATACGAATGGTATTCAGCTGCAAGCAGGCTCAAATATTACGGTCAGTAAGAACTTTTTAAACAATATCGGGACCAATTATGAAAAAGCAGCTGGTGTGACGGCTACGGAAATATGGCCTTCGAACGACAATACCTTAAGCAATTTAACACTCAGTGCAGGTATATTAAGTCCTGCATTTGATGCAGCTGTAATCGAATATACGTCAAATGTGTCTAATGAGATAGATCAAATCAATATCCATCCAACGGCGGCAGACAGTCAAGCGAAGATAACGGTGAACGGAGCATTAGTCGTTAGCGGAGAGGCTTCCAGTGACATTCAGCTAAATGTGGGCGAAAATAGGATCGATATTGTTGTTACGGCCGAAGATCATTCAACAAAGACATATCAACTGACAGTAACTCGGTTGTTATCAAACAATGCGAATTTAAGCAGCTTGACGATTAGTGAGGGAACATTAAGTCCGGTATTCGGAGCGAATGTAACAGCATACACGACATCGGTGTCAAATGGAACTAGTAAAATCACCGTCACGCCAACAGTCGCAGATAGTCGGGCAAAGGTAACAGTAAACGGAGCATTAGTTGCAAGTGGAGCAGCATCTGATGTTATTCACTTGAAAAAGGGTGAGAACACGATTGAAATTCAAGTGACGGCTGAGGATATCTCGACTAAAGCATACAATCTTATTGTGTTGAGAGGCATCGACAAGGATAAAGACGAAGACAAGGACAAATAA
- a CDS encoding molybdopterin oxidoreductase family protein, with amino-acid sequence MLTTMRDEQNGIFPAVCSLDCPDQCGLLLHKEAGKIVKIEGDPNHPVTQGAICNKVRNMTARIYDDKRLQYPMKRVGPKGEGSQFERITWEEAIETITSRWKKLIEDEGAESILPYSFYGNMGRIGTEGMDRRFFHRMGASRLLYSICESAGTEGYKYTMGGSFGTDPEDTVHAKLIIMWGINAVSTNMHQVMLAEKARKNGAQIIVIDAHKNQTGRWADWFIPILPGTDAALALGIMHILFDENLVDEAFMHQYTAGHEELREHVRQYDPSVISTITGVPVEDIYRLARLYGQTSPSFIRIGNGIQHHDNGGMCVRTIACLPALTGQWLHKGGGAIKGNGAYLEHNIPALQRPDLREKEARQINMNLLGSALLELDPPIRSLYVYNSNPALVAPHANKVREGLQREDLFTVVHDLFLTETAKYADIVLPATSSFENTDFYRSYWHQYVHLQLPVMSPYGESKANVDVFRLLAAKMGYEDEALRDTDEALIRQALDHPGNPALNQISYETLLDKQFIKADVKPLFPGELKTPSGKIELYSHEMESKGFPPLPTYTPLVGEEDLPFLFVPAPNHNFLNSTFAHNEKHIRMEKTPKLHMNEADATALGLVSGDVARVWNDRGECELVVTAGSDVLPGVVVSQGLWADLPGNKALVNALTPDRVADMGGGATFFSGRVRIEKREVN; translated from the coding sequence ATGCTTACAACGATGCGTGATGAACAAAATGGTATTTTCCCAGCCGTATGCTCACTGGATTGTCCAGATCAATGCGGCCTGCTGCTTCATAAAGAAGCTGGAAAGATCGTTAAAATAGAGGGAGACCCCAATCACCCGGTAACACAAGGGGCTATTTGCAATAAAGTCCGGAACATGACGGCACGTATATATGATGATAAAAGGCTGCAGTATCCCATGAAGCGCGTAGGTCCTAAGGGTGAAGGCAGTCAGTTTGAAAGAATTACCTGGGAAGAAGCGATCGAAACCATTACAAGTCGGTGGAAAAAGCTGATCGAGGATGAAGGCGCAGAATCTATCTTGCCTTACAGCTTTTATGGCAACATGGGGCGGATCGGGACGGAAGGGATGGATCGTCGATTCTTCCATCGGATGGGTGCGAGCCGACTGCTGTATTCGATCTGTGAATCGGCAGGAACTGAAGGCTACAAGTATACGATGGGAGGCAGCTTCGGGACAGACCCAGAGGATACGGTTCATGCCAAGCTGATCATCATGTGGGGCATTAATGCGGTCAGCACGAATATGCATCAGGTTATGTTGGCTGAGAAAGCCCGTAAGAATGGCGCGCAAATCATCGTGATTGACGCTCATAAGAACCAAACAGGCCGCTGGGCGGACTGGTTTATTCCGATTTTGCCAGGAACAGACGCTGCCCTTGCTCTCGGTATCATGCATATCTTGTTCGATGAGAACTTAGTAGATGAAGCATTTATGCATCAATATACCGCTGGGCATGAGGAGCTAAGGGAACATGTGCGCCAATATGATCCTTCTGTGATATCTACAATAACGGGCGTACCTGTGGAAGATATCTACCGCTTAGCTCGCTTATACGGTCAGACTTCGCCATCTTTTATTCGAATTGGAAACGGCATTCAGCACCATGATAATGGTGGGATGTGTGTGCGGACCATAGCCTGCTTACCAGCATTAACGGGGCAGTGGCTGCATAAAGGCGGCGGCGCGATTAAAGGAAATGGCGCCTACTTGGAGCACAATATTCCAGCTTTACAGCGACCTGATTTGCGGGAGAAGGAAGCTAGGCAAATCAATATGAATTTATTGGGGAGCGCCTTACTGGAACTTGATCCGCCTATTCGTTCGCTTTATGTGTACAATTCCAACCCGGCATTAGTTGCTCCTCATGCAAATAAGGTGAGAGAGGGGCTTCAACGGGAAGATCTGTTTACGGTTGTGCATGACCTGTTTCTGACCGAAACAGCGAAGTATGCAGACATTGTGCTTCCAGCAACGTCCTCCTTTGAAAACACGGACTTTTATCGCTCCTATTGGCATCAATATGTGCACCTTCAGCTTCCCGTCATGTCTCCTTATGGGGAAAGCAAAGCGAATGTGGATGTATTTCGTTTGTTGGCGGCAAAGATGGGCTATGAGGATGAAGCTTTGAGGGATACCGATGAAGCTTTGATTCGCCAGGCTTTGGATCATCCCGGAAACCCGGCTCTGAACCAAATATCGTATGAAACACTGCTCGATAAACAGTTTATCAAGGCGGATGTTAAGCCATTATTCCCTGGGGAATTAAAGACACCGAGCGGAAAGATCGAGCTGTATTCTCATGAGATGGAGAGTAAAGGTTTCCCGCCACTTCCGACATATACGCCACTGGTGGGCGAAGAGGACCTGCCATTCTTGTTCGTTCCGGCACCGAATCATAACTTCTTGAATTCGACTTTTGCTCATAATGAGAAGCATATCCGAATGGAAAAAACGCCGAAGCTTCATATGAATGAGGCAGATGCGACCGCATTAGGCTTGGTCAGTGGCGATGTTGCCCGTGTTTGGAATGATCGCGGAGAGTGCGAATTAGTCGTAACGGCTGGCTCAGATGTGCTGCCGGGCGTGGTTGTAAGCCAAGGGCTTTGGGCGGATTTGCCGGGGAACAAGGCATTGGTTAACGCGCTTACGCCTGACCGAGTAGCCGATATGGGGGGTGGCGCTACGTTCTTTTCGGGCCGTGTTAGGATAGAGAAGCGCGAAGTAAACTGA